A DNA window from Camelina sativa cultivar DH55 chromosome 13, Cs, whole genome shotgun sequence contains the following coding sequences:
- the LOC104737534 gene encoding uncharacterized protein LOC104737534, producing the protein MHPLFIDPYAACFLPPYTKKELDIDEQQHYCLATKFIDDKLLEIAKRIDGLKQVVLFTDGMDTRPYRLNWPTSTMIFDVSPEKVFEIAYDKLQGVGARIPKSCLFFHIPVESGDIEQHLRSKGFSGNRPSIWAMQVMSVIRQISLFLCN; encoded by the exons ATGC ACCCTCTCTTTATCGACCCTTATGCCGCTTGCTTCCTACCTCCTTATACAAAGAAGGAATTGGACATCGATGAACAACAACATTACTGTCTTGCAACAAAGTTTATCGATGACAAGTTGTTAGAAATAGCTAAACGCATTGATGGGCTAAAGCAA GTTGTCTTGTTCACAGATGGCATGGATACTCGACCTTATAGGCTTAATTGGCCAACCTCGACTATGATCTTTGATGTATCACCAGAAAAGGTTTTTGAAATTGCATATGATAAGCTTCAAG GTGTGGGAGCTAGGATCCCTAAAAGTTGCTTATTCTTTCATATACCCGTGGAATCAGGGGACATAGAGCAACACTTACGCTCAAAAGGGTTTAGTGGGAATCGCCCGAGTATATGGGCAATGCAGGTGATGTCTGTTATTCGTCAAATCTCCCTTTTTCTATGCAATTGA